The following proteins are co-located in the Macadamia integrifolia cultivar HAES 741 chromosome 3, SCU_Mint_v3, whole genome shotgun sequence genome:
- the LOC122072732 gene encoding laccase-14-like, whose amino-acid sequence MELKKKGLTLELLALVLLELFSLCLGETYRFNWNITTASYTRLNSTKEILTVNGVYPGPAIHVRRGDRVFINVVNNGTYNVTLHWHGVKQPRNPWSDGPEYITQCPIQTGANFTYEINFTTEEGTVWWHAHSDWSRATVHGPIFIYPKLGASYPFSTPYDEVPIIIGNWYIGDVMEVLEEAILGGGEPNASDAHTINGQPGDLYTSSQEGTFTMVVEKGKTYLLRIINAGMNEDMFFAVANHSLTVVGSDGAYLKPITTDYIMITPGQTMDCLLEANQTLSHYYMAASAYSSGEGVGYDNTTTTAIIQYNGTYTPPSTPFFPTLPDYNDTDAATNYTKRLRSLASTDHPVDVPQSFDLRIYTTISVNTLPCVNNSCDGPDGSKLSASMNNISFSNPSIDILKAYYKNITGVYNATFPDEPPYYFNFTADVLSSNLSTPTVDTRVKMIDFNSTVEFVFQGTNLNSGENHPMHLHGYSFYWVGWGFGNFNKTKDPESYNLVDPPEINTVGVPKNGWAAIRFRADNPGVWFMHCHLERHTTWGMNTVLIVKNGTTRPTSIRRKPKYMPPC is encoded by the exons ATGGAGTTAAAGAAGAAGGGTCTGACTTTGGAGCTTTTGGCACTTGTGTTGTTGGAGCTCTTCAGCTTGTGCTTAGGGGAAACCTACAGATTCAACTGGAAT ATCACTACTGCTTCATACACCAGACTTAATAGCACCAAGGAAATATTGACTGTGAATGGGGTATATCCGGGGCCAGCAATACATGTCCGCAGAGGTGATAGGGTCTTCATCAATGTTGTCAACAACGGAACCTATAATGTCACCCTTCACTG GCATGGAGTGAAACAGCCAAGGAATCCATGGTCAGATGGTCCAGAGTACATCACCCAGTGCCCAATCCAGACAGGAGCAAACTTCACATATGAGATAAACTTCACCACAGAGGAAGGAACCGTTTGGTGGCACGCCCATAGTGACTGGTCAAGAGCCACAGTTCATGGCCCTATCTTTATTTACCCCAAGCTTGGAGCTTCCTACCCTTTCTCCACGCCCTACGATGAAGTCCCCATTATTATTG GAAACTGGTACATAGGAGATGTGATGGAGGTGCTTGAAGAAGCCATTCTGGGTGGAGGAGAACCAAATGCCTCAGATGCTCATACCATTAATGGACAACCAGGAGATCTCTATACAAGCTCCCAAGAAG GAACTTTCACGATGGTGGTGGAGAAAGGGAAAACCTATCTTCTTCGCATCATCAATGCAGGGATGAATGAGGATATGTTCTTTGCTGTAGCCAATCATTCACTCACAGTCGTTGGATCAGATGGGGCCTACCTTAAACCCATAACAACAGATTATATCATGATAACCCCAGGCCAAACCATGGATTGCCTCTTGGAAGCCAATCAAACTCTTAGTCACTATTACATGGCTGCTAGTGCTTATTCCAGTGGAGAAGGTGTTGGCTATGATAACACAACAACCACAGCAATTATCCAATACAATGGCACTTACACCCCTCCATCAACTCCATTTTTCCCAACCCTCCCTGATTATAATGACACTGATGCAGCAACTAACTACACTAAACGCCTTAGAAGCTTGGCCAGTACAGACCATCCAGTTGATGTCCCTCAATCTTTTGATCTCAGAATCTACACAACCATCTCTGTGAACACATTGCCTTGTGTCAATAACTCCTGTGATGGACCTGATGGGTCAAAACTCTCTGCAAGCATGAACAACATTAGTTTTAGTAACCCATCAATTGATATACTTAAAGCTTATTATAAGAATATCACAGGGGTTTATAATGCTACTTTTCCTGATGAACCACCTTACTATTTCAACTTCACAGCAGATGTGTTGTCATCTAATCTTTCAACACCAACAGTGGATACTAGGGTGAAGATGATAGACTTCAACTCAACAGtggagtttgtgttccaagggacTAACTTGAATTCAGGGGAGAACCATCCAATGCACCTTCATGGATATAGCTTTTATTGGGTTGGATGGGGATTTGGAAACTTTAACAAGACAAAAGATCCTGAAAGCTATAACTTGGTTGATCCTCCTGAAATCAATACAGTAGGAGTCCCTAAGAATGGATGGGCTGCCATCAGATTCAGAGCAGACAACCCTG GAGTTTGGTTCATGCATTGTCATTTGGAGCGTCACACTACCTGGGGTATGAACACAGTGTTAATAGTGAAGAATGGTACAACCAGACCAACAAGTATTCGAAGGAAACCTAAATATATGCCTCCCTGTTGA
- the LOC122072730 gene encoding laccase-14-like — MLQCLIKMELGKKGLVLKLMGLLLLELLCLCLGETYHFNWNVTKASYTRLNSTKEILTVNGLFPGPALHVRRGDRVFINVVNHGTYNITLHWHGVKQPRNPWSDGPEYITQCPLQAGANFTYEINFTTEEGTIWWHAHSDWSRATVHGPIFVYPKRGASYPFPKPYSEVPIILGNWYKGDVMKIIETALALGGEPNTSDAHTINGQPGDLSPASKSGTFKMVVQKGKTYLLRIINAGMNEEMFFAVANHSLTVVGSDGSYLKPITTDYIMITPGQTMDCLLKAGQSLSHYYMAAKAYSDGEGVAYDNSTATAIIQYKGTYTPPSTPFFPTLPDYNDTDAATNYTKRLRSLASTDHPVDVPQSFDLRIYTTISMNTLPCANNSCEGPNGSRLSASMNNISFRNPSIDILQAYYKRIKGVYKTGFPNEPPNYFNFTADQFPSNLSTPMVGTKVKVVDFNSTVEIVFQGTNLFSGENHPMHLHGYSFYWVGWGFGNFNKTTDPKNYNLVNPPEINTVGVPKKGWSAIRFRANNPGVWFVHCHLERHTSWGMNTVLIVKNGKSRPTSMRRKPRYVPPC; from the exons ATGCTTCAGTGTTTAATCAAAATGGAGTTAGGGAAGAAGGGTCTGGTCTTAAAGCTTATGGGGCTTCTGTTATTGGAACTCCTCTGCCTGTGTTTAGGGGAAACCTACCATTTTAATTGGAAT GTCACCAAAGCTTCATACACCAGACTGAATAGCACCAAGGAAATATTGACTGTAAATGGGCTATTTCCTGGGCCAGCTTTGCATGTCCGCAGAGGAGATAGGGTGTTTATTAATGTTGTCAACCATGGAACCTATAATATCACCCTTcattg GCATGGAGTGAAACAGCCTAGGAATCCATGGTCGGATGGTCCAGAGTACATCACCCAGTGCCCACTCCAAGCAGGGGCAAACTTCACATATGAGATAAACTTCACCACAGAGGAAGGAACCATTTGGTGGCACGCTCATAGTGACTGGTCAAGAGCCACAGTCCATGGCCCCATCTTTGTTTATCCCAAGCGTGGAGCTTCCTACCCTTTCCCCAAGCCCTACTCTGAAGTCCCCATTATTCTTG GAAACTGGTACAAAGGAGATGTGATGAAGATAATTGAAACAGCACTTGCGCTTGGAGGAGAACCAAACACCTCAGATGCTCATACCATAAATGGTCAACCAGGAGATCTCTCTCCAGCCTCCAAATCAg GAACTTTCAAGATGGTGGTGCAGAAAGGCAAAACTTATCTTCTTCGCATCATTAATGCAGGGATGAATGAGGAAATGTTCTTCGCTGTAGCCAATCATTCACTTACAGTCGTTGGATCAGATGGCAGCTACCTTAAGCCCATAACAACAGATTATATAATGATAACCCCAGGCCAAACCATGGATTGCCTCTTGAAAGCTGGTCAAAGCCTTAGTCACTATTACATGGCCGCTAAAGCTTATTCCGATGGAGAAGGTGTTGCCTATGATAACTCCACAGCCACAGCAATTATACAATACAAAGGCACCTACACCCCTCCATCAACTCCCTTTTTCCCAACCCTTCCTGACTATAATGACACTGATGCAGCAACTAACTACACTAAACGCCTTAGAAGCTTAGCCAGTACAGACCATCCAGTTGATGTCCCTCAATCTTTTGATCTCAGAATCTACACAACCATCTCTATGAACACATTGCCTTGTGCCAATAACTCATGTGAAGGACCTAATGGGTCAAGACTCTCTGCAAGCATGAACAACATTAGTTTTAGAAACCCATCAATTGATATACTTCAGGCTTATTATAAGAGGATTAAAGGGGTTTATAAAACTGGTTTTCCTAATGAACCACCTAACTATTTCAACTTCACAGCAGATCAGTTTCCATCTAATCTTTCAACACCGATGGTGGGTACTAAGGTGAAGGTGGTAGACTTCAACTCAACTGTGGAGATTGTGTTCCAAGGGACTAACTTGTTTTCAGGGGAGAACCATCCAATGCACCTCCATGGATATAGCTTTTATTGGGTTGGATGGGGTTTTGGAAACTTTAACAAGACCACAGATCCCAAAAACTATAACTTGGTTAATCCCCCTGAAATCAATACTGTGGGAGTCCCTAAGAAAGGATGGTCTGCCATTAGATTCCGAGCAAACAACCCTG GAGTGTGGTTCGTGCATTGTCATTTGGAGCGTCACACTAGCTGGGGTATGAACACAGTATTAATAGTGAAGAATGGTAAAAGCAGACCAACAAGTATGCGAAGAAAACCTCGATATGTGCCTCCATGTTGA